From a single Phalacrocorax aristotelis chromosome 1, bGulAri2.1, whole genome shotgun sequence genomic region:
- the LOC142056375 gene encoding LOW QUALITY PROTEIN: GLIPR1-like protein 2 (The sequence of the model RefSeq protein was modified relative to this genomic sequence to represent the inferred CDS: inserted 2 bases in 1 codon) has protein sequence MKKQRSSSRTDPEEFGSPSEARRSRETWAAALARTARAWANKCIFEHNVYLSKKHQCHPNFTSIGENIWIGSCKAFYVADAVKSWYDEVRFYTXLQCSTNVCGRYIQVVWDYSYKIGCAVTLCKEAAGIQNAANFVCNYSPW, from the exons ATGAAGAAGCAACGGTCCAGCAGCAGGACTGATCCAGAAGAGTTCGGCTCTCCATCAGAAGCGcgcaggtcaagagag ACCTGGGCTGCAGCTTTGGCAAGGACTGCAAGGGCATGggcaaataaatgcatttttgaacATAACGTATACTTAAGTAAGAAACATCAGTGCCATCCTAACTTCACATCTATTGGAGAGAATATTTGGATTGGAAGCTGTAAAGCGTTCTATGTTGCTGATGCCGTTAAGTCGTGGTATGATGAGGTCAGATTCTATAC TCTGCAGTGCAGTACTAATGTTTGTGGTCGTTACATTCAG GTTGTTTGGGACTATTCATATAAAATTGGCTGTGCTGTTACTCTTTGTAAGGAAGCTGCAGGAATACAAAATGCAGCAAATTTTGTTTGCAACTATTCACCATGGTAA
- the LOC142051575 gene encoding glioma pathogenesis-related protein 1-like → MKITFYFAALFLLDVFTCCHAYPQFPLPDIEDAKFIEDCVTAHNKFRSKVNPPASNMFRMSWDAALAKSAKAWAKKCKFKHNIHLKVAGKMHPTFTIVGENIWTGTATIFSVDAALSNWFNEVRSYSFSNNKCSGICGHYTQVVWAESFKVGCAVHFCNTVEHFPGAVKAAHFVCNYGPAGNYPRQPYEAGAACSRCSNEKCVDKLCENTEREKLINYAHWYPDWDTQPQPPQPHPPRPPAPPYNPPAEDLHPFCDQYCLSVSILRPLCLVLSAGAVLLVQQRFSHTFFYEQ, encoded by the exons ATGAAAATCACGTTTTACTTTGCTGCGTTATTCTTACTGGATGTCTTCACTTGCTGTCATGCTTATCCACAATTTCCCTTGCCTGACATAGAAGATGCAAAGTTCATTGAAGACTGTGTGACGGCTCACAACAAGTTTCGATCTAAAGTGAATCCACCAGCCAGCAATATGTTTCGCATG TCCTGGGATGCTGCTTTAGCTAAGAGTGCCAAAGCATGGGCAAAGAAGTGCAAGTTTAAGCACAATATCCACCTTAAAGTTGCAGGGAAGATGCACCCCACCTTTACTATTGTTGGAGAAAACATCTGGACTGGCACAGCCACCATATTCTCTGTGGATGCAGCTCTCAGTAACTGGTTTAACGAAGTCAGAAGCTATTCTTTCAGTAATAATAAATGCAGTGGCATATGTGGTCACTACACCCAG GTCGTTTGGGCAGAGAGTTTCAAAGTTGGCTGCGCAGTTCACTTCTGCAATACAGTTGAACATTTTCCAGGAGCTGTCAAAGCAGCACATTTTGTTTGCAACTATGGGCCAGC GGGGAATTACCCAAGACAACCATATGAAGCAGGAGCAGCATGCAGTAGATGCAGTAATGAGAAGTGTGTAGACAAGCTCTGTG aaaatacagaacgTGAGAAGCTGATAA ATTATGCCCACTGGTATCCGGACTGGGATACACAGCCCCAGCCACCACAGCCCCACCCCCCCAGGCCTCCAGCACCACCGTACAACccaccagctgaggatctgcaTCCCTTTTGTGACCAGTACTGTCTTAGTGTTTCAATTTTAAGGCCACTGTGTTTGGTACTGAGTGCTGGTGCTGTCCTTTTAGTACAACAGCGGttttcacacacatttttttatgAGCAATGA
- the GLIPR1 gene encoding glioma pathogenesis-related protein 1, protein MTSRSFACVLALLHFCCCSDSYEPPALPDVGDPKFIEECVQTHNRFRSGVNPPASNMLYMSWDPDLAKTAKAWAKKCLFKHNTYLRDPGQAHPKFTPVGENLWTGSHSLFTVQGAITSWYNEVSAYNYNSNNCRGQCSHYTQIVWATSYKVGCAVHFCPRVAYYSISNAAHFICNYGPAGNYPEHPYKMGAACSDCNGEQCSSQLCQNAERDKVISDSTWYPDWDRPACDEYCITVIALRPLLLVLTILATWVLPKYQSIAPASE, encoded by the exons ATGACAAGCAGATCTTTTGCTTGTGTGCTGGCTTTACTGCACTTCTGTTGTTGCTCTGACTCCTATGAACCACCAGCACTGCCTGATGTTGGAGATCCAAAGTTTATTGAGGAATGTGTGCAAACCCATAACAGATTCCGGTCTGGAGTGAACCCACCAGCCAGCAACATGCTCTACATG agTTGGGATCCAGATTTGGCAAAGACCGCAAAAGCTTGGGCAAAGAAATGCCTGTTTAAACATAATACGTACCTCAGAGATCCAGGGCAGGCTCACCCCAAATTTACCCCTGTTGGAGAAAACCTCTGGACTGGCTCACATTCTCTTTTTACTGTGCAAGGAGCCATCACCTCTTGGTATAACGAGGTCAGCGCCTACAATTACAACAGCAATAACTGCAGAGGACAATGCAGCCACTATACACAG ATCGTTTGGGCTACAAGCTACAAGGTTGGCTGTGCTGTCCATTTCTGTCCCAGGGTGGCGTACTACTCCATAAGCAACGCAGCACACTTCATCTGCAACTACGGGCCGGC TGGGAACTACCCAGAGCACCCATACAAGATGGGAGCAGCGTGCAGCGACTGCAACGGCGAGCAGTGTTCCAGCCAGCTGTGTC aaAACGCAGAGCGTGACAAAGTCATTA GTGATTCCACATGGTATCCAGACTGGGACAGACCTGCATGTGACGAGTACTGCATCACCGTTATCGCTTTAAGGCCGTTACTCCTTGTACTTACAATTCTGGCCACCTGGGTCCTACCAAAATACCAGTCTATAGCACCCGCCAGTGAGTGA